In Streptomyces sp. NBC_01551, one DNA window encodes the following:
- a CDS encoding wax ester/triacylglycerol synthase family O-acyltransferase has product MAPEHLSPLDLAFWRIESAAHPMHLGALAVLTASGPDAAARAAALLTERCAGLPGLRRRIHDVLIPVGAAAWAPDPDFDPARHVFLVGGGGGGAGGEGAADPRAAAGPLMARPLDRTRPPWEAHVLAGPGADSFAVLFKFHHALADGLGALALAAGLFDRTPAAAAGPAGRGPARPVPGPPGSALRRLSGMLASRVQDLGQALEIGAAVARAGLPLGVPDALVAAEAGAGAGTRTVAGLALDLDEVNLIRKMAGGTVNDVLIALVAGALRRWLAERGDPAPRGAGPRALVPVSRRRPGAGAGNRLSGYLLRLPIAEADPLRRLYAVRTGMDRNKEAGPARGAGAVALLADHVHPLGHRLGGPLVAQAARLLYDILVTSVPLPGLTFTLGGSTVREVYPLAPLARGQSLAVAVSTYKGIVHYGLVADAAAVPDLAALTAALRAELDAFVREVS; this is encoded by the coding sequence GTGGCCCCCGAGCACCTGTCCCCGCTCGACCTCGCCTTCTGGCGGATCGAATCCGCCGCGCACCCCATGCACCTCGGCGCCCTCGCCGTCCTGACGGCTTCCGGTCCGGACGCGGCCGCCCGCGCGGCCGCCCTGCTCACCGAGCGGTGCGCCGGCCTGCCGGGGCTGCGCCGCCGGATCCACGACGTGCTGATCCCGGTCGGCGCGGCCGCCTGGGCGCCCGATCCGGACTTCGATCCGGCCCGGCACGTCTTCCTCGTCGGCGGGGGTGGAGGCGGAGCCGGCGGTGAGGGCGCCGCCGACCCGCGTGCCGCCGCCGGGCCGCTGATGGCGCGCCCGCTCGACCGGACCCGGCCGCCCTGGGAGGCGCACGTGCTGGCCGGGCCCGGTGCGGACTCCTTCGCGGTGCTGTTCAAGTTCCACCACGCCCTCGCCGACGGGTTGGGCGCCCTCGCCCTCGCCGCCGGCCTCTTCGACCGGACGCCGGCCGCCGCGGCGGGCCCCGCCGGACGGGGCCCAGCGCGCCCGGTGCCGGGTCCGCCCGGGTCCGCGCTGCGCCGGCTGTCCGGGATGCTGGCCTCCCGCGTCCAGGACCTCGGGCAGGCGCTGGAGATCGGCGCCGCCGTCGCCCGCGCCGGGCTGCCCCTCGGGGTCCCGGATGCGCTCGTCGCCGCCGAGGCGGGAGCCGGCGCGGGAACCCGTACCGTCGCGGGACTGGCCCTCGACCTCGACGAGGTCAACCTCATCCGGAAGATGGCGGGCGGCACCGTCAACGACGTGCTGATCGCCCTGGTCGCGGGCGCCCTGCGGCGCTGGCTGGCCGAACGCGGCGACCCCGCTCCCCGGGGCGCGGGCCCTCGCGCCCTGGTGCCCGTCTCCCGCCGCAGACCCGGCGCCGGCGCCGGGAACCGGCTCTCCGGCTACCTGCTCAGGCTCCCGATCGCCGAGGCCGACCCGCTGCGGCGGCTGTACGCCGTACGGACCGGCATGGACCGCAACAAGGAGGCGGGGCCCGCGCGCGGCGCCGGGGCCGTCGCGCTGCTGGCCGACCACGTCCACCCGCTCGGACACCGCCTCGGCGGCCCGCTCGTGGCGCAGGCCGCCCGGCTGCTCTACGACATCCTCGTCACCAGCGTTCCGCTGCCCGGCCTGACCTTCACCCTCGGCGGCAGCACGGTGCGCGAGGTCTACCCGCTCGCCCCGCTGGCCCGGGGGCAGTCCCTGGCTGTCGCCGTCTCGACGTACAAGGGGATCGTCCACTACGGGCTGGTCGCCGACGCGGCCGCCGTGCCGGACCTGGCCGCGCTGACGGCGGCGCTGCGGGCCGAGCTGGACGCGTTCGTGCGGGAAGTGTCGTAG
- a CDS encoding NADH:flavin oxidoreductase/NADH oxidase: MSAAPATPATPADPAGFAALFAPYTVRSVTIPNRIWMAPMCQYSAEAFGPDAGVAHEWHFAHYAARAVGGTGLIIQEATAVSPEGRISPYDLGIWNDTQVEALRRITSFVKAQGAVSGIQLGHAGRKASTDRTWKGGGPVGPEAHGWLPSAPSPLPFAEGHPVPHELTVDEIHEITGQFAAAARRALDAGYQVVEIHGAHGYLIGEFLSPHSNRRTDEYGGSFENRTRFALEVVDAVRAAWPQELPLFFRISATDWLDEAGWTADETVRLAELLLEHGVDLLDTSTGGLAPGAKIPVGPGYQVPFAARVKAETRLPVAAVGLITDPEQAEKILANGEADAVLLGRELLRDPYWARRAAAELGGEVRRPIAYHRAW, translated from the coding sequence ATGAGTGCTGCCCCCGCCACCCCCGCCACCCCCGCCGACCCGGCCGGCTTCGCCGCCCTGTTCGCCCCGTACACCGTGCGGTCGGTGACCATCCCGAACCGGATCTGGATGGCCCCGATGTGCCAGTACAGCGCCGAGGCCTTCGGGCCCGACGCGGGCGTCGCCCACGAGTGGCACTTCGCGCACTACGCCGCCCGCGCCGTCGGAGGCACCGGGCTGATCATCCAGGAGGCCACCGCCGTCTCCCCGGAGGGCCGGATCTCCCCCTACGACCTCGGCATCTGGAACGACACCCAGGTCGAGGCGCTGCGCCGGATCACCTCCTTCGTCAAGGCGCAGGGCGCCGTTTCGGGCATCCAGCTCGGTCACGCCGGCCGCAAGGCCTCCACCGACCGGACCTGGAAGGGCGGCGGCCCGGTCGGGCCCGAGGCGCACGGCTGGCTGCCGAGCGCGCCGAGCCCGCTCCCGTTCGCCGAGGGCCACCCCGTCCCGCACGAGCTGACGGTCGATGAGATCCACGAGATCACCGGGCAGTTCGCGGCCGCCGCGCGCCGGGCACTCGACGCCGGCTACCAGGTCGTCGAGATCCACGGCGCCCACGGCTACCTCATCGGGGAGTTCCTCTCCCCGCACAGCAACCGGCGCACCGACGAGTACGGCGGTTCCTTCGAGAACCGCACCCGCTTCGCCCTCGAAGTCGTCGACGCCGTGCGGGCGGCGTGGCCGCAGGAGCTCCCGCTGTTCTTCCGGATCTCCGCCACCGACTGGCTGGACGAGGCAGGCTGGACCGCCGACGAAACGGTCCGGCTGGCGGAGCTGCTCCTGGAGCACGGCGTGGACCTGCTCGACACCTCCACGGGCGGGCTCGCCCCGGGCGCGAAGATCCCCGTCGGCCCCGGCTACCAGGTGCCGTTCGCGGCCCGCGTCAAGGCGGAGACCCGCCTGCCGGTGGCGGCCGTCGGGCTGATCACCGACCCGGAGCAGGCCGAGAAGATCCTGGCCAACGGTGAGGCGGACGCGGTCCTGCTGGGCCGGGAGCTGCTCCGCGACCCCTACTGGGCCCGGCGCGCGGCCGCCGAGCTCGGCGGTGAGGTCCGCCGGCCGATCGCGTACCACCGGGCCTGGTAG
- a CDS encoding helix-turn-helix transcriptional regulator, with amino-acid sequence MTERDTGRALPHPETAEIRLEGVLHALSDPIRLSIVRDLAASEAELACSYFVLPVTKSTTTHHFRVLRESGVVRQTYRGTAKMNTLRRADLEVLFPGLLDSVLTAAAAEAARLGG; translated from the coding sequence ATGACGGAACGTGACACGGGCCGCGCTCTTCCCCACCCCGAGACCGCCGAGATCCGGCTGGAGGGCGTGCTGCACGCGCTCTCCGACCCGATCCGGCTGTCCATCGTGCGGGACTTGGCGGCGTCGGAGGCGGAGCTGGCCTGCTCGTACTTCGTGCTCCCGGTGACGAAGTCGACCACCACGCACCACTTCCGCGTGCTGCGCGAGAGCGGGGTCGTACGGCAGACGTACCGGGGGACGGCCAAGATGAACACCCTGCGCCGGGCGGACCTGGAGGTGTTGTTCCCGGGGCTGCTGGACAGCGTCCTGACGGCGGCCGCGGCGGAGGCGGCCCGGCTGGGCGGGTGA
- a CDS encoding sirohydrochlorin chelatase, which produces MSSPTGPANGLPVRMPRPRQTGRHRRPEPAVAPEGAPALVLAVPGAPSAASRGLAEEIISIGRSELPGLDARLGFLDGDEDSEFPSLSCVLNAVARERAERAEFARAAGHEVPAPTGPDAVVVPLLAGPDADLLRRCRQALMDSSAAAELADVLGPHPLLAEGLHVRLSEAGQARADRARLFSVTTAADGIIVATTGGEEAVQAAAVTGMLLAARLAVPVKAAALDQEGSVAAVAEQLRLEGSTQLALAPHLIGPEAAEGLLDTACKEGDCAAAEVLGAYPALGKLAVAQYSAALGLPQGATAR; this is translated from the coding sequence ATGAGCTCCCCCACTGGGCCCGCAAATGGCCTGCCCGTACGAATGCCGCGACCCCGCCAGACCGGACGGCACCGCCGGCCCGAGCCCGCGGTGGCGCCCGAGGGCGCGCCCGCGCTGGTGCTCGCCGTGCCCGGTGCCCCCTCGGCCGCCTCGCGGGGGCTCGCGGAAGAGATCATCAGCATCGGCCGCTCCGAGCTGCCCGGCCTGGACGCCCGCCTGGGCTTCCTGGACGGTGACGAGGACTCCGAGTTCCCGTCGCTGTCCTGCGTCCTGAACGCCGTCGCGCGCGAGCGCGCCGAGCGCGCGGAGTTCGCCCGCGCCGCCGGCCACGAGGTGCCCGCGCCGACCGGCCCGGACGCCGTGGTGGTACCGCTGCTCGCCGGTCCGGACGCCGATCTGCTGCGCCGCTGCCGCCAGGCACTGATGGACTCCTCGGCCGCCGCCGAGCTGGCCGACGTACTCGGCCCGCACCCGCTGCTCGCCGAGGGCCTGCACGTGCGGCTGTCCGAGGCCGGCCAGGCCCGCGCCGACCGCGCGCGCCTGTTCTCCGTGACCACGGCCGCCGACGGCATCATCGTCGCCACCACCGGCGGCGAGGAGGCCGTCCAGGCCGCCGCCGTCACCGGCATGCTGCTGGCCGCCCGCCTCGCGGTGCCCGTGAAGGCGGCCGCGCTGGACCAGGAGGGCTCGGTGGCCGCGGTCGCCGAGCAGCTGCGCCTGGAGGGCTCCACGCAGCTCGCGCTGGCCCCGCACCTGATCGGCCCGGAGGCCGCCGAGGGGCTGCTGGACACCGCGTGCAAGGAGGGCGACTGCGCCGCCGCCGAGGTGCTGGGCGCGTACCCGGCGCTCGGCAAGCTGGCCGTCGCGCAGTACTCCGCGGCCCTCGGTCTGCCCCAGGGCGCCACCGCGCGCTGA
- a CDS encoding uracil-DNA glycosylase → MAARPLNEIVEPGWARALEPVAEQIAAMGDFLRAEIAAGRTYLPAGAHVLRAFQQPFDEVKVLIVGQDPYPTPGHAMGLSFSVAPEVSPWPPSLDNIFRELHADLGTGRPANGDLTPWTRQGVLLLNRSLTTAPRKPNAHRGKGWEAVTEQAIRALAARGKPLVSVLWGRDARNLRPLLGELPAVESVHPSPMSADNGFFGSRPFSRTNDLLVRQGAQPVDWRLPNAS, encoded by the coding sequence GTGGCAGCACGACCGTTGAACGAGATCGTCGAGCCGGGCTGGGCCCGCGCTCTGGAGCCGGTGGCGGAGCAGATCGCCGCCATGGGCGACTTCCTGCGCGCGGAGATCGCGGCGGGCAGAACCTACCTGCCGGCCGGGGCGCACGTCCTGCGCGCCTTCCAGCAGCCCTTCGACGAGGTGAAGGTGCTGATCGTCGGGCAGGACCCGTACCCCACCCCGGGGCACGCGATGGGCCTGTCCTTCTCGGTGGCGCCCGAGGTCAGCCCGTGGCCGCCGAGCCTGGACAACATCTTCCGCGAGCTGCACGCCGACCTCGGGACGGGGCGCCCGGCGAACGGCGACCTGACGCCGTGGACCCGGCAGGGCGTGCTGCTGCTGAACCGCTCGCTGACGACGGCGCCCCGCAAGCCCAACGCCCATCGCGGCAAGGGCTGGGAGGCCGTCACCGAGCAGGCGATCCGGGCGCTGGCCGCGCGCGGGAAGCCGCTGGTGTCGGTGCTGTGGGGCCGTGACGCCCGCAATCTGCGGCCGCTGCTGGGCGAGTTGCCCGCCGTGGAGTCCGTCCACCCCTCCCCCATGTCCGCCGACAACGGGTTCTTCGGTTCCCGGCCGTTCAGCAGGACCAATGACCTGCTGGTACGCCAGGGAGCGCAGCCGGTGGACTGGCGTCTGCCGAACGCCTCTTGA
- a CDS encoding nitric oxide synthase oxygenase: protein MEILKQRSTTAQVWEAAEEFIRLFHREIPEAGDSRARLAAVRAELAETGTYRHTPQELVHGARVAWRNSNRCIGRLYWNSLRVRDRRALTDSDDIAAECFEHLREATNGGRVRPTITVFAPDAPGRPGPLIWSEQLVRYAGYGDHHSITVGDARNAPLTEALLQLGWSGGAGTPFDLLPLVVQGVDDKPRWFDTPADAVLEVPIAHPDGEGGGDGWTDWGLRWHAVPAISNMCLEIGGIHYPAAPFNGWYMGTEIGARNLADADRYNLLPAVGRRLGLDTSSDRSLWKDRALVELNRAVLHSFDRAKVTIADHHSESRRFLTHLEREERKGRDVGADWSWIVPPISGSATPVFHRTFEDRQVSPAYVHHPGAQERAQGRDLV from the coding sequence ATGGAAATTCTGAAACAGCGTTCCACCACCGCTCAGGTGTGGGAAGCGGCCGAGGAGTTCATCCGGCTCTTCCATCGGGAAATTCCGGAGGCCGGTGATTCGCGTGCCCGGCTCGCCGCCGTACGGGCCGAACTCGCGGAGACCGGAACGTACCGGCACACCCCGCAGGAGCTGGTCCACGGGGCCCGCGTGGCATGGCGCAACAGCAACCGCTGCATAGGCCGGCTCTACTGGAATTCGCTGCGGGTGCGCGACCGGCGCGCGCTCACCGACTCGGACGACATCGCCGCCGAATGCTTCGAGCACCTGCGCGAGGCGACCAACGGCGGCCGGGTCCGCCCCACGATCACCGTCTTCGCCCCGGACGCCCCGGGCCGCCCCGGCCCGCTGATCTGGAGCGAGCAGCTGGTCCGCTACGCCGGCTACGGCGACCACCACTCCATAACGGTGGGCGACGCCCGCAACGCCCCCCTCACGGAGGCCCTCCTCCAGCTCGGCTGGTCCGGTGGCGCGGGCACCCCCTTCGACCTCCTCCCGCTGGTGGTCCAGGGCGTCGACGACAAGCCCCGCTGGTTCGACACCCCCGCCGATGCGGTCCTCGAAGTCCCGATCGCGCACCCCGACGGGGAGGGCGGCGGCGACGGCTGGACGGACTGGGGGCTGCGCTGGCACGCCGTGCCCGCCATCTCCAACATGTGCCTGGAGATCGGCGGCATCCACTACCCGGCCGCCCCGTTCAACGGCTGGTACATGGGCACCGAGATCGGCGCCCGCAACCTCGCCGACGCCGACCGGTACAACCTGCTCCCGGCCGTCGGCCGCCGCCTGGGCCTGGACACCTCCAGCGACCGCTCGCTGTGGAAGGACCGGGCGCTCGTCGAGCTCAACCGGGCCGTGCTGCACTCCTTCGACCGCGCCAAGGTCACCATCGCCGACCATCACAGCGAGTCCCGGCGCTTCCTGACCCACCTGGAGCGCGAGGAGCGCAAGGGGCGGGACGTGGGCGCCGACTGGTCCTGGATCGTGCCGCCGATCTCCGGCTCGGCCACCCCGGTCTTCCACCGCACCTTCGAGGACAGGCAGGTCTCTCCGGCGTACGTGCACCACCCCGGCGCGCAAGAACGGGCCCAGGGGCGGGATTTGGTCTAG
- a CDS encoding lactonase family protein: protein MGDADRGANGADSAGQGGERRAYIGSFTSGGGRGITTAAVDPATGALTPLAEHRALADPSYLALDRGAGVLYAVSETDQGAVSAFRTSPEGLTALGPAVRVGGSGPTHLSVAGRRLLTANYTSGSVSSLPLAADGAIGGPASVLTHRGSGLDADRQAGPHAHQVLPDPGGCWVLSVDLGTDSVRVCAPDPATGALRVHSEAALRAGTGPRHLAFHPGGEVVYVLHELEPQVTVCRWNPGRGHLEPVVEVPVASAAAQGAARAYPSAIVASPDGRFVWAAVRGADVIVTLSLADGAEKPQLTGTVSCGGRWPRDLAADPSGRRLYAANEHSGDVAWFDVDPLTGLPRRAGSVAVPAASCVVFG, encoded by the coding sequence GTGGGCGACGCGGACAGGGGCGCGAACGGCGCGGACAGCGCCGGGCAGGGCGGCGAACGCCGGGCCTACATCGGCTCGTTCACCTCGGGCGGCGGCCGCGGCATCACCACCGCGGCCGTGGACCCGGCCACCGGGGCGCTGACCCCGCTCGCCGAGCACCGGGCCCTCGCCGATCCCTCGTACCTCGCCCTCGACCGGGGGGCCGGGGTGCTCTACGCGGTCAGCGAGACCGACCAGGGCGCGGTCAGCGCCTTCCGGACCTCCCCCGAGGGCCTCACCGCCCTCGGGCCCGCCGTCCGCGTCGGCGGCTCCGGCCCCACCCACCTCAGTGTGGCCGGGCGCCGGCTGCTCACCGCCAACTACACCTCCGGCAGCGTCAGCAGCCTCCCGCTCGCCGCCGACGGCGCCATCGGCGGTCCCGCCTCCGTCCTCACCCACCGGGGTTCCGGCCTCGACGCCGACCGGCAGGCGGGCCCGCACGCGCACCAGGTGCTGCCCGACCCGGGGGGATGCTGGGTGCTCAGCGTGGATCTCGGCACCGACTCGGTGCGGGTGTGCGCGCCCGACCCCGCCACCGGCGCGCTGCGCGTCCACTCGGAGGCAGCCCTGCGCGCCGGGACCGGCCCCCGCCACCTCGCCTTCCATCCCGGCGGCGAGGTGGTCTACGTACTGCACGAGCTGGAGCCGCAGGTGACCGTCTGCCGCTGGAATCCGGGGCGTGGACACCTGGAACCGGTCGTGGAGGTTCCGGTCGCCTCAGCGGCCGCCCAGGGGGCCGCACGGGCCTACCCGTCGGCCATCGTCGCCTCGCCGGACGGGCGCTTCGTCTGGGCCGCCGTCCGCGGCGCCGACGTCATCGTCACGCTCTCGCTCGCCGACGGGGCCGAGAAGCCACAGCTCACGGGCACGGTCTCCTGCGGTGGCCGGTGGCCGCGCGACCTCGCCGCCGACCCCTCGGGGCGCAGGCTGTACGCGGCCAACGAGCACTCCGGGGACGTCGCCTGGTTCGACGTGGACCCGCTGACCGGTCTGCCGCGCCGGGCCGGCTCGGTGGCCGTGCCGGCCGCCAGCTGTGTGGTCTTCGGCTGA
- a CDS encoding sialidase family protein has product MTDVLLLAGTRKGLFIGHRKGRGPWEFDGPHFNAQAVSAVAIDTRGPAPRLLVGGDSSHWGPSVFSSDDLGATWREPAAAAVRFPKDTGASLERVWQLHPAGPEAPDVVYAGTEPAALFRSTDRGESFELVRPLWEHPSRKDWVPGGGGEGLHTVITDPADPDAVTVAVSTAGVFRTRDGGASWAPSNHGVSAVFLPDPHPEFGQCVHKIAQDAGDAGRLYLQNHWGVYRSDDAGTRWTDIGAGLPSDFGFAVAAHPHRPDTAYVFPLNADSDRVPAQHRCRVFRTEDAGASWEPLARGLPAGDHYGTVLRDALCTDDADPAGIYFGNRNGELYASDDDGDSWRLLAEHLPDVLCVRAEVLRT; this is encoded by the coding sequence ATGACCGACGTGCTACTGCTCGCGGGTACCCGCAAGGGACTCTTCATCGGCCACCGCAAGGGCCGCGGCCCTTGGGAGTTCGACGGGCCCCACTTCAACGCGCAGGCCGTCTCGGCGGTCGCGATCGACACCCGGGGGCCCGCGCCCCGGCTACTGGTCGGCGGCGACAGTTCGCACTGGGGGCCGTCCGTCTTCAGCTCCGACGACCTCGGGGCGACGTGGCGGGAGCCCGCCGCGGCCGCCGTGCGGTTCCCCAAGGACACCGGGGCCTCGCTGGAGCGGGTCTGGCAGCTCCATCCGGCCGGACCCGAGGCCCCGGACGTGGTCTACGCGGGGACGGAGCCGGCCGCGCTGTTCCGCTCGACGGACCGCGGCGAGTCCTTCGAGCTGGTCCGGCCGCTGTGGGAGCACCCGAGCCGCAAGGACTGGGTGCCTGGCGGCGGCGGTGAGGGCCTGCACACCGTGATCACCGACCCGGCCGACCCGGACGCGGTGACGGTGGCGGTGTCCACCGCCGGGGTGTTCCGCACCCGGGACGGCGGGGCGAGCTGGGCGCCGTCCAACCACGGGGTCTCGGCGGTGTTCCTGCCCGATCCGCACCCCGAGTTCGGCCAGTGCGTGCACAAGATCGCCCAGGACGCCGGGGACGCCGGCCGGCTGTACCTCCAGAACCACTGGGGCGTCTACCGCAGCGACGACGCCGGGACCCGGTGGACCGACATCGGCGCCGGCCTGCCCTCCGACTTCGGCTTCGCCGTCGCGGCGCACCCGCACCGGCCGGACACCGCGTACGTCTTCCCCCTCAACGCCGACTCCGACCGGGTCCCGGCCCAGCACCGCTGCCGGGTCTTCCGCACCGAGGACGCGGGCGCCAGCTGGGAGCCGCTGGCGCGGGGCCTGCCGGCCGGGGACCACTACGGCACGGTGTTGCGGGACGCCCTGTGCACGGACGACGCGGACCCGGCGGGGATCTACTTCGGCAACCGCAACGGCGAGCTGTACGCGAGCGACGACGACGGGGACAGCTGGCGGCTGCTGGCGGAGCACCTGCCGGACGTGCTGTGCGTACGGGCGGAGGTACTGCGCACGTAG
- a CDS encoding FUSC family protein, producing the protein MFVAPDPGLMRLRNSSRAVIGVALAVAVAELCGLSLTASITGGLAALLALFTVLDPTVRAQRLTTALLPAAGFPVLALATTLHGVPLARDVAFLAVVFAGVYARRWGPRGHALGIFAFMMFFVTQFLHARPGQLPELYAAVGLALLSAGAARFVLWPIERRTPPPAAPPGLPGTGLARPTTRQAFQATAACAFALSIGQALSDDRWYWAVGTTWWIFVNTTSRGETLVRGFRRVLGTVIGIAAGLLIAVPLHGAPAPTAALVAVCVFGIFYTAAPSYSWMMFFVTVMAGLLYGLLGVLHPGLLLLRFEETAIGALGAALAVVIVLPVTTHAANDAWIQRALHCVRASTAAALDRLAGDPDADPAPHAAELELLLGRVRMALAPLVHPLSPLRARKARARQVLRLLDDCAREVRGLVAVAADPQASHDARLAAACWRVEAAVEALTAPHGAPELTAPPAPRPAAGAESALAHLHGLEHALVALAAPLRTDPRAPLIPAA; encoded by the coding sequence ATGTTCGTGGCTCCGGATCCGGGGCTCATGCGACTGAGGAATTCCAGCCGGGCGGTGATCGGCGTCGCGCTCGCCGTCGCCGTCGCCGAGCTCTGCGGGCTCTCCCTCACCGCCTCCATCACCGGGGGACTGGCGGCCCTGCTCGCCCTCTTCACCGTGCTCGACCCCACCGTGCGCGCCCAGCGCCTGACGACCGCCCTGCTGCCCGCCGCCGGGTTCCCCGTCCTCGCCCTGGCCACGACCCTGCACGGCGTCCCGCTCGCCCGGGACGTCGCGTTCCTCGCCGTCGTCTTCGCCGGGGTCTACGCCCGCCGCTGGGGCCCGCGCGGACACGCGCTCGGGATCTTCGCGTTCATGATGTTCTTCGTCACCCAGTTCCTCCACGCGCGGCCCGGCCAGCTGCCCGAGCTGTACGCCGCCGTCGGCCTGGCCCTCCTCTCGGCCGGCGCCGCGCGGTTCGTCCTGTGGCCCATCGAGCGCCGTACACCGCCGCCCGCCGCTCCGCCCGGCCTCCCCGGCACCGGTCTGGCCCGGCCCACCACCCGGCAGGCCTTCCAGGCCACCGCCGCCTGTGCCTTCGCGCTGAGCATCGGCCAGGCGCTCTCCGACGACCGCTGGTACTGGGCGGTCGGCACCACCTGGTGGATCTTCGTCAACACCACCTCCCGGGGCGAGACCCTGGTACGAGGCTTCCGCCGGGTCCTCGGCACCGTCATCGGCATCGCCGCCGGCCTGCTGATCGCCGTACCCCTGCACGGCGCCCCCGCGCCCACCGCAGCGCTGGTCGCCGTATGCGTCTTCGGCATCTTCTACACCGCCGCGCCGTCGTACTCCTGGATGATGTTCTTCGTCACCGTCATGGCCGGACTGCTCTACGGCCTCCTCGGCGTCCTCCACCCCGGCCTGCTGCTCCTGCGCTTCGAGGAGACCGCGATCGGCGCGCTCGGTGCCGCGCTCGCCGTCGTGATCGTGCTCCCGGTGACCACCCATGCCGCCAACGACGCCTGGATCCAGCGCGCGCTGCACTGCGTACGGGCTTCCACCGCCGCCGCCCTGGACCGCCTCGCCGGTGACCCCGACGCCGATCCGGCCCCGCACGCCGCCGAGCTCGAACTGCTGCTGGGCCGGGTACGGATGGCCCTCGCGCCCCTCGTCCACCCGCTGAGCCCGCTGCGCGCCCGCAAGGCCCGGGCCCGCCAGGTGCTCCGGCTGCTCGACGACTGCGCCCGGGAGGTGCGCGGTCTCGTGGCCGTCGCCGCCGACCCGCAGGCCTCGCACGACGCCCGGCTCGCCGCCGCCTGCTGGCGCGTGGAGGCCGCCGTCGAGGCGCTCACCGCCCCGCACGGCGCCCCGGAACTCACCGCACCGCCCGCGCCCCGCCCGGCGGCGGGCGCCGAGTCGGCCCTCGCGCACCTGCACGGCCTGGAGCACGCCTTGGTGGCCCTCGCGGCCCCGCTGCGCACCGACCCGAGGGCTCCCCTGATCCCCGCCGCCTGA